From Vreelandella neptunia, the proteins below share one genomic window:
- a CDS encoding carboxy terminal-processing peptidase, which translates to MSLFATLSRSVALAVMLVVTSPAALAQLEPTDEQRQAAVEIADSLRYGHYADITFDEAWSQDAFQRYLDILDGQRAYLLRSDIEPYRHLETGMADALFNGELDDAFDLYNTFSDRQQSRLESLLAKLDEGLDFDFESNERLEIDREESPWASRQSELDELWRKRLKNDALTLALTDQDSEQIEDNLRQRYEGQLTRLEQTESEDVFGVLMAAVTSSIDPHTGYLSPRQGESFDIQMSLSLEGIGALLQSDGEYVKVSSLVPGGPAERAGVLEPADRIIAVGQEEGEMVNVVGMRLDNVVDLIRGPKGSVVRLDVVPAQAVDMTRSQTVEITRDTVSLEDQAAHGEVIEVERDGEPHRLGVINIPTFYVDFDAWQAGEEEYRSTTRDVAKEVERLKEEGVEGIVLDLRNNGGGALQEANSLIGLFIDRGPTVQVRDAQGRIQLYGDSEAGTLYDGPLGVLVNRLSASASEIFAGAIQDYGRGLVLGTPTFGKGTVQTLNELSHGQIKLTRAKFYRISGDSTQNRGVEPDIDFPSLIDPERIGESSLDNALAWDTVQNVQYRRYGEPETMLDKLIAQHDARAQDNANFRYLERQSTLARQLREQHTSVSLNREQRQREMEAQEAEQLSLENQRRRALGLEELDEWMDARTDEPDNTEEADSTEDDATAVDRAYVLESAEILLDYAHLQDSQRLAAKR; encoded by the coding sequence ATGAGCTTGTTTGCAACGCTTTCGCGTTCGGTCGCCCTGGCTGTCATGCTGGTTGTTACCAGCCCAGCCGCCTTGGCGCAACTTGAGCCGACCGACGAACAACGCCAGGCGGCAGTGGAAATTGCGGACTCGCTCCGCTACGGCCATTATGCTGATATTACATTTGATGAAGCGTGGTCGCAGGATGCTTTCCAACGCTATTTGGATATTCTGGACGGCCAGCGCGCCTACTTGCTGCGCAGTGATATCGAGCCCTATCGTCACTTAGAGACGGGCATGGCAGACGCTCTCTTCAATGGCGAGTTAGATGATGCATTTGATCTCTATAACACTTTTAGTGATCGGCAGCAGTCGCGCCTTGAGTCGCTACTGGCAAAGCTGGACGAAGGCCTTGATTTCGATTTTGAGAGCAACGAGCGCCTAGAAATTGATCGTGAAGAGTCGCCCTGGGCATCCAGGCAAAGCGAGCTAGACGAGCTATGGCGCAAGCGGCTTAAAAACGACGCTTTAACACTCGCTCTTACCGACCAGGACAGTGAACAGATTGAAGACAACCTGCGCCAGCGCTACGAAGGTCAACTGACCCGGCTGGAGCAAACCGAATCTGAAGACGTGTTTGGCGTATTAATGGCAGCCGTTACCAGCAGTATTGACCCACACACGGGCTACCTATCCCCTCGCCAGGGCGAATCCTTCGATATACAGATGAGCCTCTCCCTTGAGGGCATTGGCGCTCTACTTCAGTCGGACGGAGAATATGTCAAAGTCTCCAGTCTTGTGCCCGGCGGCCCAGCGGAGCGCGCTGGCGTACTTGAGCCAGCGGATCGCATCATCGCCGTAGGCCAGGAAGAGGGTGAGATGGTCAATGTGGTCGGCATGCGCCTGGACAACGTGGTGGATCTGATTCGCGGCCCCAAAGGTTCCGTCGTTCGTTTGGACGTGGTACCTGCCCAAGCGGTGGATATGACCCGCTCGCAAACCGTTGAGATTACCCGCGACACCGTTAGCCTTGAAGACCAAGCCGCCCACGGCGAAGTGATTGAAGTCGAGCGTGACGGAGAACCTCACCGTCTAGGGGTGATTAACATCCCGACGTTCTACGTCGATTTTGACGCTTGGCAAGCGGGTGAAGAGGAGTATCGCAGCACTACTCGCGATGTTGCCAAAGAAGTTGAACGCCTTAAAGAAGAGGGCGTGGAAGGTATCGTGCTGGATCTGCGCAACAACGGCGGCGGCGCGCTACAGGAAGCCAACTCGCTTATTGGCCTGTTTATCGATCGCGGCCCCACCGTACAAGTGCGCGATGCCCAGGGGCGTATTCAACTGTATGGCGACAGCGAAGCAGGTACACTTTATGACGGCCCGCTAGGGGTGCTGGTCAATCGCCTCTCCGCCTCTGCCTCGGAAATCTTTGCCGGTGCGATTCAAGACTACGGTCGCGGCTTAGTACTGGGCACGCCGACGTTTGGCAAGGGCACCGTGCAGACGCTCAACGAGCTGAGCCATGGTCAGATCAAACTGACTCGCGCCAAGTTCTACCGCATTTCCGGCGACAGCACCCAGAATCGCGGCGTTGAGCCGGACATCGACTTCCCCAGCCTAATTGACCCCGAGCGTATTGGTGAGAGCAGCCTGGATAATGCCCTAGCTTGGGACACCGTTCAGAACGTTCAGTATCGCCGCTATGGCGAACCTGAAACCATGCTGGACAAGCTGATAGCCCAGCACGACGCACGAGCCCAGGACAACGCCAACTTCCGCTATTTAGAGCGCCAGTCCACGCTTGCCCGCCAGTTACGCGAGCAGCACACAAGCGTGAGCTTAAATCGCGAGCAGCGTCAGCGTGAAATGGAAGCCCAGGAAGCCGAACAGCTTTCGCTGGAAAACCAACGCCGCCGTGCACTGGGCCTTGAAGAACTGGACGAGTGGATGGATGCCCGCACGGACGAACCAGATAACACCGAAGAGGCGGATAGCACAGAGGATGACGCAACGGCCGTTGACCGCGCTTATGTGCTCGAATCAGCTGAAATCCTGCTCGACTATGCTCACTTGCAAGACTCTCAGCGGCTAGCCGCCAAGCGCTAA
- a CDS encoding M18 family aminopeptidase, with product MSETFNADRLTRLCDFLRQSPTPWHAAGNMAARLEQAGFQRLEEKASWQLTPGKRYYVTRNDSAIIAFQLPESELTALRMIGAHTDSPGLHLKPNATQSSAGWLQLGVQVYGGVLLAPWFDRDLGLAGRVYVRHADGRLESVLLNVDRAIAIVPSLAIHLDRDVNSGRPINPQTQMAPVLMQSEATTLGELVAQWLEEQHGLRAVEVVDFELGFYDVQPPSLIGVKQELVASARLDNLLSCFIGLEALLACDGSQGALLVANDHEEVGSASACGAQGPFLADVLRRINAQLGGRGSEKGSEESLIQLIQSSLMISCDNAHALHPNFRDKHDERHGPAINGGPVIKVNASQRYATNSVTGALFRDVCRESDVPVQSFVTRADMGCGSTIGPITATELGVPTIDVGVPQWAMHSIRETAGTKDVEHLTRALVGFLNRAKLN from the coding sequence ATGTCCGAGACTTTCAACGCTGATCGTTTAACGCGGTTATGCGATTTTCTGCGCCAATCACCGACCCCGTGGCACGCTGCAGGCAATATGGCTGCGCGATTGGAGCAAGCCGGTTTTCAGCGGCTGGAAGAGAAGGCCAGTTGGCAGCTAACGCCGGGCAAGCGCTACTACGTCACCCGTAATGACTCGGCTATTATTGCTTTTCAGTTGCCTGAGTCTGAATTGACAGCGTTGCGTATGATCGGTGCTCACACTGATAGCCCGGGGCTGCATCTAAAGCCTAACGCCACACAGAGCTCTGCAGGCTGGCTTCAGTTGGGAGTGCAGGTTTACGGTGGTGTCTTGCTGGCACCGTGGTTTGACCGTGACCTGGGGCTGGCTGGGCGGGTATATGTGCGCCATGCGGATGGTCGCTTGGAAAGCGTATTGCTTAATGTCGATCGGGCAATTGCCATTGTGCCGAGCCTGGCGATTCACCTTGATCGTGACGTGAACAGTGGCCGTCCGATTAACCCGCAGACGCAGATGGCGCCGGTGTTGATGCAAAGCGAGGCAACGACGCTAGGCGAACTAGTGGCGCAGTGGCTAGAAGAGCAGCACGGCCTGCGTGCTGTGGAAGTAGTTGACTTTGAATTAGGCTTTTACGATGTTCAGCCGCCATCGCTGATCGGCGTTAAGCAAGAGCTGGTGGCCAGCGCCCGATTGGATAACCTGCTCTCCTGCTTCATTGGTTTAGAAGCGCTCTTGGCTTGCGATGGCAGCCAAGGCGCTTTGTTGGTGGCTAATGACCATGAGGAAGTCGGCAGTGCGAGCGCCTGTGGTGCCCAAGGCCCTTTCTTGGCAGATGTGTTGAGGCGCATTAATGCCCAACTCGGGGGCAGGGGGAGTGAAAAGGGAAGCGAAGAGTCGCTGATTCAACTGATTCAATCGTCGTTGATGATCTCTTGCGATAACGCCCATGCGCTACACCCTAATTTTCGCGATAAGCATGATGAACGGCACGGCCCGGCGATTAACGGTGGCCCGGTGATCAAGGTGAATGCGAGCCAGCGCTACGCCACCAATAGTGTCACTGGCGCACTGTTTCGAGATGTATGTCGCGAGTCGGACGTACCCGTGCAGTCGTTTGTTACCCGGGCGGATATGGGCTGCGGCAGTACGATTGGCCCGATTACCGCCACCGAGTTGGGAGTGCCCACCATTGATGTGGGTGTGCCTCAGTGGGCGATGCATTCGATTCGGGAAACCGCGGGTACTAAAGATGTTGAGCACCTAACCCGCGCATTGGTGGGATTCTTAAATCGTGCAAAGCTAAACTGA
- a CDS encoding metalloregulator ArsR/SmtB family transcription factor, with protein MVGKVNTPQALQVFKCLSDETRLMLVLLVAQEQELCVCEMTYALQESQPKVSRHLAQLRQCGLLSDQREGQWVYYRLASQLPAWAHEIIRAGSQGSAVQLAALTRRLTKMGDRPARLAVLC; from the coding sequence ATGGTAGGCAAAGTGAATACACCGCAAGCCTTGCAGGTGTTTAAATGTTTGAGCGATGAGACACGTTTGATGTTGGTGCTCCTGGTGGCTCAAGAGCAGGAGCTTTGCGTGTGCGAAATGACCTATGCGTTGCAGGAATCGCAGCCTAAAGTATCCCGCCACTTGGCTCAGCTGCGTCAGTGTGGGTTGCTAAGTGACCAGCGCGAGGGGCAGTGGGTTTATTACCGGCTTGCCTCCCAGTTACCTGCCTGGGCTCATGAAATTATTCGTGCGGGTAGTCAGGGCAGTGCCGTCCAGTTAGCGGCGCTGACTCGGCGCCTAACCAAAATGGGTGACCGGCCAGCGCGTCTGGCGGTTCTGTGTTGA
- the mltF gene encoding membrane-bound lytic murein transglycosylase MltF has translation MPFFRPRLLIATFPLLMLLGCEGSESSITQLEPPGPGGILKVATRNSATTYYLDRDGTPSGPEHDLVESFAAANDWQVEWTLLESTSEVLQALKDGEIQLAAAGLTHLPSRDEQFTQGPTHTDIVEQLVCHRDMRPLPRQVEEMAGVDIHVTADSSYAEKLQSLVNQYTGIAFEEDPRTTEMLLTEVADKRIDCTLADSNIVRLVRRHFPHLEVAMNLTSGDRLGWYFAPDHQALAKLADQWMDSSDGQEYTARVMQHYYAYIGDFDFVDLRALNKRINERLPNFIDLFLDAEDETGMPADLLAALAYQESHWDPQATSPTGVRGIMMLTQNTAESLGVDNRLNPAEAIDGGARYLADRHQRLPDTLPEPDRTYLALASYNIGRGHVLDAQQLARDLGKNPNSWEDMKDVLPLKADKRYYPQTRYGYARGYEPVHYVQRIRNYQDVISAALVSLPLEDD, from the coding sequence ATGCCTTTCTTTCGCCCCCGCCTGTTAATCGCCACCTTTCCACTGCTCATGCTACTGGGCTGCGAAGGAAGCGAGTCGTCGATCACACAACTTGAACCACCCGGGCCAGGCGGAATACTAAAGGTAGCCACTCGAAATAGCGCCACCACTTACTACCTTGATCGTGATGGGACACCCTCAGGGCCGGAGCACGACTTGGTCGAGTCGTTCGCCGCCGCCAACGACTGGCAAGTTGAGTGGACGCTGCTGGAATCTACCTCGGAGGTGCTGCAAGCCCTGAAAGACGGTGAGATTCAGCTTGCCGCCGCAGGCCTTACCCACCTCCCTTCCCGGGACGAGCAATTTACCCAAGGACCCACCCACACCGATATCGTCGAGCAACTGGTTTGCCACCGGGATATGCGCCCCCTACCACGCCAAGTAGAGGAAATGGCGGGAGTCGACATCCACGTCACGGCGGATTCCAGCTACGCGGAAAAGCTCCAGAGCTTGGTCAACCAATACACTGGTATCGCCTTTGAGGAGGATCCTCGCACTACCGAAATGCTGCTCACCGAAGTGGCCGATAAGCGCATTGACTGCACCTTAGCCGATTCCAATATTGTTAGGTTAGTGCGGCGCCACTTCCCACACTTGGAAGTGGCTATGAATCTCACCAGCGGTGATCGATTAGGCTGGTATTTCGCCCCAGACCACCAGGCACTCGCCAAGCTTGCCGATCAATGGATGGACAGCAGCGACGGGCAAGAATACACCGCTAGGGTCATGCAGCATTATTATGCTTACATCGGTGATTTCGATTTCGTCGACCTACGTGCGCTCAACAAACGCATAAACGAGCGTCTGCCTAACTTTATCGATCTTTTCCTAGATGCCGAGGATGAAACCGGGATGCCCGCCGACCTGCTCGCCGCCCTGGCTTACCAGGAATCGCATTGGGATCCCCAAGCCACTTCCCCAACGGGCGTGCGAGGCATCATGATGTTAACCCAAAATACCGCCGAATCCCTCGGTGTCGATAATCGCTTAAACCCGGCCGAAGCTATCGACGGCGGCGCCCGCTATCTCGCTGATCGCCATCAACGCCTACCCGACACCCTCCCCGAGCCGGATCGTACCTACCTAGCCCTGGCAAGTTACAACATTGGTCGCGGCCACGTGCTTGACGCTCAACAGCTGGCCCGCGACCTGGGCAAGAATCCGAACTCCTGGGAAGACATGAAAGACGTGCTGCCGCTCAAGGCAGATAAGCGTTATTACCCACAGACCCGCTATGGCTATGCACGGGGCTATGAACCCGTTCACTATGTTCAGCGAATCCGCAACTATCAAGACGTAATTAGTGCAGCGCTCGTGTCGTTACCGCTAGAGGATGACTGA